From Diceros bicornis minor isolate mBicDic1 chromosome 17, mDicBic1.mat.cur, whole genome shotgun sequence, the proteins below share one genomic window:
- the RAP1B gene encoding ras-related protein Rap-1b: MREYKLVVLGSGGVGKSALTVQFVQGIFVEKYDPTIEDSYRKQVEVDAQQCMLEILDTAGTEQFTAMRDLYMKNGQGFALVYSITAQSTFNDLQDLREQILRVKDTDDVPMILVGNKCDLEDERVVGKEQGQNLARQWNNCAFLESSAKSKINVNEIFYDLVRQINRKTPVPGKARKKSSCQLL; the protein is encoded by the exons ATGCGTGAGTATAAGCTAGTCGTGCTTGGCTCGGGAGGCGTTGGAAAATCTGCTCTG actgTACAGTTTGTTCAAGGAATTTTTGTCGAAAAATATGATCCTACGATAGAAGATTCTTATAGAAAG CAAGTTGAAGTAGATGCACAGCAGTGTATGCTTGAAATCTTGGATACTGCAGGAACG GAACAATTTACAGCGATGAGGGATTTGTACATGAAGAACGGACAAGGCTTTGCACTAGTTTATTCCATCACAGCACAGTCCACATTTAATGATTTACAGGATCTGAGAGAACAGATTCTTCGAGTTAAAGATACTGATGAT gtTCCAATGATTCTGGTTGGTAATAAGTGTGACTTGGAAGATGAAAGAGTTGTAGGAAAGGAACAAGGTCAAAATCTAGCAAGACAGTGGAACAACTGTGCATTCTTAGAATCCTctgcaaaatcaaaaataaatgttaatgag atcttttatgacctagtgcggcaaattaacagaaaaactcCAGTGCCTGGGAAGGCCCGCAAAAAGTCATCATGTCAGCTGCTTTAA